A section of the Orenia marismortui DSM 5156 genome encodes:
- a CDS encoding IS30 family transposase has translation MCQNNYNTKSRKGKHLKWEERKIIEHLYNIQNKSKTAIARELGRHRTTISREIERGKLVLLNSDYTKRIEYDADIAQNLYDNNATAKGAKIKIGKDHQLAEFIEEKIKGNYSPEVIAEMIKEDDGFEIKIHWKTIYNYIDKGILFIDREDLVYGRYKKTNKSKQKEKESTKRRKEGRKISDRPKEADKRSEIGHWEMDLVEGRKGKDEPFLLVLTERYSRKEIIELIPNKTQESVIKGLDRVERRIGVRKFRDLFKTITTDNGKEFYDYEGIETSFTGSDISRTSQYYADAYCSWQRGSNENLNKMIRRFLPKGSSFKNISRNEVKRIERWINNYPRKMFGFKNANYIFEEQLKAA, from the coding sequence ATGTGCCAAAATAATTATAACACAAAAAGTAGAAAAGGAAAACATTTAAAGTGGGAAGAGAGAAAGATAATAGAACATTTATATAATATACAAAACAAATCGAAGACAGCAATAGCAAGAGAGTTAGGGAGGCATAGGACGACAATAAGTCGAGAAATTGAAAGGGGAAAGCTTGTATTATTAAATTCAGATTACACTAAAAGAATAGAATACGATGCTGATATAGCTCAAAACTTATATGATAACAATGCGACTGCTAAAGGAGCTAAGATTAAAATAGGAAAAGATCATCAATTAGCTGAATTCATAGAAGAAAAAATAAAAGGAAATTATTCTCCAGAGGTAATTGCAGAGATGATTAAAGAGGATGATGGGTTTGAAATTAAAATACATTGGAAGACGATATATAATTATATAGATAAAGGCATTCTGTTTATAGATAGAGAAGATTTGGTTTATGGTAGATATAAAAAGACTAATAAATCTAAACAGAAAGAAAAAGAATCAACAAAAAGGAGAAAAGAGGGAAGAAAGATATCAGATAGGCCTAAGGAAGCTGATAAAAGGTCAGAAATAGGTCATTGGGAAATGGACTTAGTAGAGGGTAGGAAAGGTAAAGATGAGCCCTTTTTATTAGTTTTAACAGAGAGATATAGTCGCAAAGAAATAATAGAACTAATACCTAATAAGACTCAAGAATCTGTAATAAAAGGATTAGATCGCGTAGAAAGAAGAATAGGAGTTAGAAAATTTAGAGACTTATTTAAAACTATAACTACAGATAATGGTAAAGAATTCTATGATTATGAAGGGATAGAAACTTCCTTTACAGGAAGTGATATCTCAAGAACTAGTCAATATTATGCTGATGCTTATTGTTCTTGGCAAAGAGGTAGTAATGAGAATTTAAATAAAATGATTAGAAGGTTTTTACCAAAAGGAAGTAGCTTTAAGAATATTAGCAGAAATGAAGTTAAAAGAATTGAGCGATGGATAAATAATTATCCACGAAAAATGTTTGGGTTTAAGAATGCAAATTATATATTTGAAGAACAGTTAAAGGCAGCTTAA